The following coding sequences are from one Ornithodoros turicata isolate Travis chromosome 1, ASM3712646v1, whole genome shotgun sequence window:
- the LOC135389437 gene encoding uncharacterized protein K02A2.6-like, with protein sequence MTPLPDGPWQSLAADFAGPLPGQKYLLVVVDEYSRFLVVSMLSSLNAKAVTARLSDIFAVHGMPYDLKTDNGPPFFGKEFAEFLRLNGIRHHRTTPLWTQANGEVERFIRNIKKTVKAACVRGND encoded by the coding sequence ATGACACCGCTCCCAGACGGACCGTGGCAATCACTTGCTGCGGACTTTGCAGGGCCTCTGCCAGGCCAGAAGTACCTGCTGGTCGTCGTGGACGAATATTCGCGGTTTCTAGTGGTTTCCATGCTCTCGTCTCTAAACGCGAAAGCCGTCACGGCTAGACTGAGCGACATATTCGCTGTGCATGGAATGCCGTATGATTTGAAGACCGACAATGGTCCCCCTTTCTTTGGGAAGGAGTTTGCTGAATTTCTGCGCCTGAATGGCATACGGCACCACCGCACAACACCCTTGTGGACGCAAGCAAACGGCGAGGTGGAGAGATTCATACGGAACATAAAGAAGACCGTCAAGGCTGCGTGTGTTCGAGGGAACGATTAG
- the LOC135389423 gene encoding uncharacterized protein LOC135389423, which produces METLLPAFPKFDPHTDASSLAQRWTKWHARFENFLLAANVTDPTRKRTMLLHYAGEELCDIFQTLSDTQSDYDTAVARLKAHFAPKKNTVYEKHVFRQAKQDTGEALRRLAATCEFASIDKELVSQIIEGSASHRLRRAALRETDITLDKLLGIGRSLEIAELQASNIEGPSQHQTIQKVAAKKPWRGVTTRKENRSNHRSSQKCFGCGGNWPHNNGKASCSAWGGTCHKCQKKNHFANWCKSTPTNKEAVRSLVSSAAISA; this is translated from the coding sequence ATGGAAACCCTTCTACCGGCGTTCCCCAAGTTCGATCCACACACGGACGCGTCGTCACTCGCACAGCGTTGGACTAAATGGCACGCCCGTTTCGAAAACTTCCTTTTGGCCGCCAACGTCACAGATCCCACTAGAAAGCGTACTATGCTGCTTCATTACGCCGGAGAGGAGCTGTGCGACATTTTTCAAACCCTCTCGGATACGCAATCGGACTACGACACAGCTGTCGCCCGTTTGAAAGCGCACTTCGCCCCTAAGAAAAATACCGTGTACGAGAAACACGTATTTCGCCAAGCAAAGCAAGATACTGGAGAAGCGCTGAGAAGGCTTGCAGCAACATGCGAATTCGCAAGTATTGACAAAGAGTTGGTATCCCAAATAATCGAGGGAAGTGCGTCACACAGATTACGCCGCGCCGCACTCCGTGAAACGGATATCACCCTAGACAAACTACTGGGAATTGGCCGTAGCCTTGAGATTGCAGAGCTACAGGCCTCCAACATAGAAGGTCCTTCACAACATCAGACAATCCAAAAAGTGGCAGCGAAGAAGCCCTGGCGAGGAGTCACCACTCGCAAAGAGAATCGCTCCAACCACAGGAGCTCACAAAAATGCTTCGGATGCGGGGGAAACTGGCCCCACAACAATGGAAAAGCGAGCTGCTCAGCGTGGGGAGGCACATGTCATAAGTGCCAAAAGAAGAACCACTTCGCCAACTGGTGCAAGAGCACTCCGACGAACAAAGAAGCCGTTCGGTCTCTGGTATCGTCAGCTGCCATTTCGGCTTGA